In one window of Chitinivibrionia bacterium DNA:
- the recO gene encoding DNA repair protein RecO, giving the protein MEKILSGIVLRYTHFGETSAILNVLTKDSGISSVLLHGVKKHGGNYGIGAMVEWQISKRYFENGGLARTSKYDITNNFSFNGNVEKVALRDCAVELILQVVPQEHSDSRELFSLLEKYLKYLEKSDCDVFFAFWLFCVRLAQFLGYKINFETCIDCESGLNFSFLSQENGGFLCDNCHTKPNWNGEILKILSKGSANISETMQNFSKKEKIFVCEQLISYIQFHCGKKEKPLNSFEFFCKYASGF; this is encoded by the coding sequence ATGGAGAAAATACTCAGCGGCATCGTTCTTCGATACACACATTTCGGTGAAACAAGCGCAATTCTGAATGTTTTAACAAAAGACAGCGGAATTTCGTCTGTTTTGCTTCACGGAGTAAAAAAGCACGGCGGAAATTATGGTATCGGTGCAATGGTTGAGTGGCAAATTTCCAAGCGATATTTTGAAAACGGCGGATTGGCGCGAACTTCCAAATACGACATAACAAACAATTTTTCATTTAACGGAAACGTCGAAAAAGTCGCGCTTCGAGACTGCGCCGTCGAACTTATTTTGCAAGTTGTTCCACAAGAACACAGCGACAGCCGCGAACTGTTTTCTTTGCTCGAAAAATATCTTAAATATTTAGAAAAAAGTGATTGCGACGTATTTTTTGCGTTTTGGCTTTTTTGCGTTCGGCTTGCACAGTTTTTGGGCTACAAAATCAATTTTGAGACCTGTATTGACTGCGAAAGCGGCTTGAATTTTTCTTTTTTGTCGCAAGAAAACGGCGGATTTTTGTGCGATAACTGCCATACAAAACCGAATTGGAATGGGGAAATACTGAAAATTTTGTCGAAAGGCAGTGCAAATATTAGCGAAACAATGCAAAATTTCTCCAAAAAAGAAAAGATTTTTGTGTGCGAACAGTTAATTTCGTATATTCAGTTTCATTGCGGGAAAAAAGAAAAGCCGCTAAATTCGTTTGAGTTTTTTTGCAAGTATGCGAGTGGATTTTAG